A segment of the Luteolibacter sp. Y139 genome:
AACCCGCGAATGAGCTGTTAGCCATGCGGCGGACTTGCCAACCGTATCCGGGGTTCGGACCTTCGCCGCCCTTGGCGATCCAAGGCGACCAGTCTCCCGGGAATCCCTTGGCCCAGAAGGCGATGGTGATCGTGCTGCTGCCACCGCCTCCGTCGAAGGTGTTCAAGTATCCGCCATCGGAGGTAGCGGTGTTGGAGATCTGCACCGCGGCACCGTTGGCGAAGTTCGCGGAGCGCAGCGCCGGATTGGTGAAGCCCGGCGGCAGATCCGTGCTGTAGCTGAGCCCTCCGGGATTGTTGACGGCAGTGCCATCATGCGCGCTGCCGGTGGCTGCTGTGTTTTGGAGGTTCTCGGCTCCCGAAAGCCAATGGCCGACGAGGTCGGCCCGCGAGGGAAGCCCGGCGCCGGCGAACACCGTCGCGGCCAGCGCGAGCGTCTTCAGGCGGCACCTGAAATGTTTAATTCGATCTGTGGGTTTCATGGGTTGATGTGCTGGGGAGCCTCTTCAGAGCCGGCTTCCTCAATGGGGTTGATGGGTCTGCGGACAGATATCGGAATGGGGTTCCGATCGGTGGGTTACCTGCAGTCCGGATGCGTCCCGGGTTCAGGGACGCACCTTCCCGCAATCGTGACGGATACTGCCGAATCCGGCCGATTTCGATAGTCCCCAAAACGGGGACAATCCCCGAACCAACCCACGGAAACCCATGATTTCCTAGGATTTAGGCGTATGCAGACGCCCGTCCCGACCTCAGGACCGATACTTGATGATCGCCTCCACCTTGCTCCGGACATGGAGCTTGATGCAGATGCGTTTCACGTAGGTCCGGACCGTTTCCATCGTGATATCGAGCTGGTCCGCCACTTCCTTGTAAATGTAGCCGGAGGCTAACAGCCGCAGCACATCCTTCTCCCGCGGCGTGAGCTTTTCATTCTCATCCTCGATGTCCTTCTCGGCGCGGAAATAGTGCGCCACCTTCCGCGCGATGTGGCTGGAGAATGGAGCCCCGCCGGAATACACGTCCCGGATCGCGTTGTAGATGTCGTCCGGCGTGCTGGTCTTCAGCAGGAAACCACTGGCTCCCTCCTTCAGCGCGCGGAAAATATTATCGTCCACATCATACGCGGTCAGCATCACGACCTCCAGCCGCGGCTGGCGCTTCTTGAGCTCCCGGATGCAGTCGATCCCGGAGATTCCCGGCAGATTGATGTCCATCAGCACCACGTCCGGGCGGTAGGCCGGAATCTTCTCCAGGGCTTCCTCAGCAGAGGAAACCGCGCACAGGCAAGTGATGTCCTCCGGCAGATCCAGCATCTTGATCAGATGCTCCTGGAGCCGGATATCGTCTTCCACCACCACCACCGTTTTCTTGCCGGGGATCATTGCTGCACTTGGGTTTGAAATGAATCAGTCGATCGGCGCCTCCATGGAAACTTCGAGGCCCTTGCCATTCAGCGGACGGAGCGAGCACTTGCCTCGTATGGACGTCATTCGTTGGCGAATGCTTTCAAGTCCCACACCGGGTTTTCCGGCATCACTGTCAATGCCGACGCCGTTGTCCTCAATGATGATCCTCAAAATATTCTCATCAAGCTGGATCGTCATTTTGATCTCCGTCGCACGCGAATGCTTCAGCGCGTTGTTGATGGCTTCCTTCACCGCGAGGCTGACATTGTGCCGGAAATCATGGCCGATTTCCCGGTTCCGGAATTCCGACATGGCATCGATGCGGCACCGGATTTCGGCGAGCCGGCAGAGTTCGCTCACCAGCTTGCAGAGGAAATCGACGAGCGCCTCGAGCTCGTTGTTCTTCGGATTCAGCATCCACACCGTCTCGGAAAGCGCGGCAATCAACT
Coding sequences within it:
- a CDS encoding response regulator transcription factor → MIPGKKTVVVVEDDIRLQEHLIKMLDLPEDITCLCAVSSAEEALEKIPAYRPDVVLMDINLPGISGIDCIRELKKRQPRLEVVMLTAYDVDDNIFRALKEGASGFLLKTSTPDDIYNAIRDVYSGGAPFSSHIARKVAHYFRAEKDIEDENEKLTPREKDVLRLLASGYIYKEVADQLDITMETVRTYVKRICIKLHVRSKVEAIIKYRS